In Arachis stenosperma cultivar V10309 chromosome 1, arast.V10309.gnm1.PFL2, whole genome shotgun sequence, one DNA window encodes the following:
- the LOC130983147 gene encoding uncharacterized protein LOC130983147, with the protein MNTSNNQPSSFSGIPSQPIPNPKGGINTITLRSGTTLQERNHEEPSLQRNAPVEDMVEVEDVEEEDEVQDMGEEEATQLENSALEEAASGAIPILFPDLARKPIKQMRLDPKLVEIFKKVKVTILLFDAIQQVPRYAKFLKDLCMHKDKLQNLETIPLGSSISALVGDIPEKCSEPGPCMVTITIDGVKFSDCMCDLGTCVSIMPLSVYDALRLPPLKKSVARFVLADKSIISVVRIAEDVLVSIKGLTFPIDFYILEMPPNDSGRPSSILLGRPFLKTSKFKLDAFSETYSFEIDGRAVSFNLDEAMKHPPEDHSIFQCDIIDETVAIVHQEKVEEMYIEQDVSVGTPSELDEDTLQPSLAPDDQVPSHEQKLELKPLPLHLKYAYLEDDQKLPVIIARKLISQQKEQLLNPAKIDVISSLPYPSSVREVRSFLGHAGAALAQRAGKDPFVIAYASKTLDAAQSNYTTTEKELLATVFALDKFQAYLLGTKVVEISRTTKEVWDCSQGSNSLPPPDQWTSRGV; encoded by the exons ATGAATACTTCCAATAATCAGCCTTCAAGCTTTAGTGGAATTCCTTCTCAACCTATACCCAACCCCAAAGGTGGAATCAACACCATCACTTTGAGGTCCGGAACTACACTACAAGAGAGGAACCATGAGGAACCAAGCTTGCAAAGAAACGCCCCAGTTGAGGACATGGTTGAAGTGGaggatgttgaagaggaagatgaaGTACAAGacatgggtgaagaagaagcaACTCAACTAGAGAATAGCGCACTAGAAGAAGCTGCGAGTGGCGCCATTCCTATTCTATTTCCAGACCTTGCTAGGAAACCCATAAAGCAGATGAGACTAGACCCTAAActggtagaaatattcaaaaaggttaAGGTAACCATTCTACTTTTTGATGCCATTCAGCAAGTACCTAGatatgctaagtttctaaaggattTGTGCATGCATAAAGATAAATTACAGAATTTAGAAACTATTCCTCTAGGTAGTTCTATTTCTGCTTTAGTGGGTgatatacctgaaaaatgtagtgaacCAGGTCCATGCATGGTTACTATTACTATAGATGGTGTGAAATTTTCTGACTGTATGTGTGATTTAGGCACgtgtgttagtataatgccaTTGTCTGTATATGATGCTTTGAGGCTCCCTCCTTTAAAAAAGTCAGTAGCTCGTTTTGTTTTAGCAGATAAAAGTATTATCTCTGTGGTTAGAATTGCTGAGGACGTGCTGGTGAGTATTAAGGGGCTCACATTCCCTATTGACTTCTATATTTTGGAGATGCCCCCTAATGACTCAGGAAGACCATCATCCATCCTGCTTGGAAGGCCATTCCTAAAAACTTCAAAGTTCAAGCTGGATGCCTTCTCAGAAACTTACTCTTTTGAGATAGATGGCAGAGCTGTGAGCTTCAATCTGGATGAAGCTATGAAGCATCCCCCTGAAGATCATTCCATCTTCCAATGCGACATCATTGATGAGACTGTAGCTATAGTTCACCAGGAGAAAGTAGAAGAGATGTACATCGAGCAAGATGTAAGTGTGGGGACGCCCTCTGAACTAGACGAAGACACATTACAACCATCACTAGCTCCAGATGATCAAGTGCCTAGCCATGAGCAGAAGTTGGAATTAAAGCCGCTTCCACTCcacctcaagtatgcttaccttgaggatgATCAGAAGCtcccagttatcattgcaaggAAACTTATTTCCCAACAGAAGGAGCAACTGCTTA ATCCAGCAAAGATAGATGtcatttctagtttaccttatcCCTCCTCCGTGAGGGAAGttcgttcgttccttggccatgcag GAGCGGCGCTGGCCCAGCGCGcaggtaaggatccttttgtaaTTGCATATGCTTCAAAGACATTAGACGCTGCTCAGTCTAATTACACTACcactgagaaagagcttctggctactgtttttgctctggataaattccaaGCCTACTTACTCGGTACTAAGGTGGTG gagatTAGCAGGACTACTAAAGAAGTGTGGGATTGTTCACAAGGTAGCAACAGCCTACCACCCCCagaccaatggacaagcagaggtgTCTAA
- the LOC130983157 gene encoding uncharacterized protein LOC130983157: MGFEKASAARKLQLAELETLRLETYDNSRLYKEKVKAVHDKHIKRREFRLGDLVLLYNLRLRLMPSKLRSRWEGPYKVEKAEPYGVFHLSHPSCSNFIKVNEHRLKVYHGEKIKDNKELEIFLMEDPPTAED; the protein is encoded by the coding sequence ATGGGATTTGAGAAGGCTAGTGCTGCACGGAAGCTGCAACTGGCAGAACTAGAGACCCTTCGACTCGAAACATATGACAATTCCAGACTGTACAAGGAGAAGGTGAAAGCTGTGCATGACAAGCATATCAAGAGGAGAGAGTTTAGACTTGGGGATCTAGTTCTCCTTTACAACTTAAGGCTGAGGCTCATGCCAAGCAAGTTGAGATCAAGGTGggaaggaccctacaaagtagaGAAGGCAGAGCCATATGGAGTCTTCCACCTGAGTCATCCTTCCTGTTCTAATTTCATCAAGGTTAATGAACATCGCTTAAAGGTATATCATGGTGAGAAGATAAAGGACAATAAGGAGCTAGAGAtcttcctaatggaggatccaCCAACAGCAGAAGACTGA